A stretch of Pempheris klunzingeri isolate RE-2024b chromosome 19, fPemKlu1.hap1, whole genome shotgun sequence DNA encodes these proteins:
- the LOC139218797 gene encoding cytochrome c oxidase subunit 5B, mitochondrial-like: protein MAARLLLRSAVRAATTCRAAPVPALTRGMSAGGIPTDEEQATGREKAIMTAMKEGADPYSMMKPKGYAGSKLDPHLVPSITNKRMVGCVCEEDNTAVVWFWLQEGAAQRCPSCGAHYKLVPHELPL, encoded by the exons TGTTAGAGCCGCTACGACCTGCCGGGCGGCCCCGGTCCCGGCTCTGACCCGCGGCATGTCGGCTGGAG GGATCCCCACTGATGAGGAGCAGGCCACTGGGAGGGAGAAGGCCATCATGACGGCCATGAAGGAGGGAGCG gatcCCTACAGCATGATGAAGCCAAAGGGCTACGCCGGCTCCAAGCTCGACCCTCACCTCGTTCCCTCCATCACGAACAAGAGGATGGTGGGATGTGTCT gtgaAGAAGACAACACGGCTGTGGTCTGGTTCTGGCTCCAAGAGGGTGCGGCCCAGCGCTGCCCCTCCTGTGGTGCCCACTACAAACTGGTGCCCCACGAGCTCCCCCTCTAA